Proteins from a genomic interval of Indicator indicator isolate 239-I01 chromosome 1, UM_Iind_1.1, whole genome shotgun sequence:
- the CTPS2 gene encoding CTP synthase 2 has product MKYILVTGGVISGIGKGIIASSIGTILKSCGLRVTAIKIDPYINIDAGTFSPYEHGEVFVLNDGGEVDLDLGNYERFLDINLYKDNNITTGKIYQHVINKERHGDYLGKTVQVVPHITDAVQEWVMTQAKVPVDDDREEPQICVIELGGTIGDIEGMPFIEAFRQFQFKAKRENFCNIHVSLVPQPNATGEQKTKPTQNSVRALRGLGLSPDLIVCRSAKPIEMAVKEKISMFCHVEPEQVIFIHDVSSTYRVPILLEQQGIIKYFKERLNLPIADQPSDLLLRWKKMADRYERLLKVCSIALVGKYTKLSDCYASVFKALEHSALAINHKLDLMYIDSTELEPSTEAENSVKYHQAWHKLCKADGILVPGGFGIRGTEGKIQAISWARTKKKPFLGVCLGMQLAVVEFARNCLNWKDANSTEFDPDTKNPVVIDMPEHNPGDMGGTMRLGRRRTVFKTQNSVLRKLYGDAMFVEERHRHRYEVNPELTQCFEEKGLKFVGHDTEGNRMEMIELEDHPYFVGVQFHPEFSSRPMKPSPPYLGLLLAATGTLNAYLQRGCKLSPRRNDSYSDLSDDSSLEKDCHTSGRS; this is encoded by the exons ATGAAGTACATTCTGGTAACTGGTGGAGTGATTTCAGGCATTGGCAAAGGCATCATTGCAAGCAGCATTGGCACCATCCTGAAGTCCTGTGGGCTGCGTGTGACTGCCATCAAGATCGATCCTTACATCAACATTGACGCTGGGACCTTCTCGCCCTACGAGCACG GTGAAGTTTTTGTATTGAATGACGGTGGAGAGGTTGATTTAGATTTGGGAAATTATGAGAGGTTTTTGGACATCAATCTGTACAAGGATAACAACATCACCACTGGGAAGATCTATCAGCATGTCATTAACAAGGAGAGGCATGGGGATTACCTGGGCAAGACTGTACAAG TTGTTCCACACATCACTGATGCAGTTCAGGAATGGGTCATGACTCAGGCAAAGGTTCCAGTGGATGATGACAGAGAGGAGCCACAGATCTGTGTGATTGAG ctgggtGGAACCATTGGAGACATTGAAGGGATGCCATTCATTGAAGCTTTTAGACAGTTTCAGttcaaagcaaaaagagagaacttCTGCAATATCCATGTTAGTTTAGTGCCACAG CCTAATGCCACTGGTGAACAGAAGACAAAGCCAACACAGAACAGCGTTCGAGCACTGAGGGGTCTGGGCCTGTCTCCAGATTTG ATTGTCTGCAGAAGTGCAAAGCCAATAGAAATGGCAGTGAAGGAAAAGATTTCCATGTTCTGCCATGTGGAGCCTGAGCAG GTGATCTTTATCCATGATGTGTCTTCCACCTACCGAGTACCCATCCTCCTGGAGCAGCAAGGCATCATCAAGTActtcaaggagaggctgaatTTGCCCATTGCTGACCAGCCAAGTGAtctgctgctgaggtggaaGAAGATGGCAGACAG ATATGAGAGGCTGCTGAAGGTGTGTTCCATAGCTCTGGTTGGCAAGTACACCAAGCTCAGTGATTGCTATGCTTCTGTTTTCAAGGCTCTGGAACACTCTGCCCTGGCAATTAATCACAAGCTGGATTTAATG TACATAGATTCAACAGAACTTGAACCCTCTACAGAAGCAGAGAACTCAGTGAAGTACCATCAGGcatggcacaagctgtgcaaagcaGA TGGCATTCTGGtcccaggagggtttggaattaGAGGAACAGAAGGCAAGATCCAAGCTATCTCTTGggcaagaacaaagaaaaaacctttCCTTG GAGTTTGCCTGGGAATGCAGTTGGCAGTTGTGGAATTTGCAAGAAACTGTTTGAACTGGAAAG ATGCAAATTCTACAGAATTTGACCCAGACACAAAGAACCCTGTT GTTATTGATATGCCAGAACACAACCCTGGAGATATGGGTGGCACAATGagactggggaggaggaggactgTGTTCAAGACACAGAATTCTGTGTTAA GGAAGCTTTATGGGGATGCAATGTTTGTAGAGGAGCGACACAGGCATCGGTATGAG GTGAACCCAGAACTGACTCAGTGCTTTGAAGAGAAAGGTTTGAAGTTTGTTGGCCATGATACAGAAGGGAACAGAATGGAGATGATTGAACTGGAGG ATCACCCATATTTTGTGGGAGTTCAGTTCCACCCAGAGTTTTCCTCAAGACCTATGAAGCCTTCACCTCCCTACCTGGGGCTACTTCTAGCAGCAACTGGGACACTCAATGCCTACCTGCAGCGTGGCTGTAAATTGTCTCCCAG